A genomic stretch from Falco cherrug isolate bFalChe1 chromosome 1, bFalChe1.pri, whole genome shotgun sequence includes:
- the QRFPR gene encoding pyroglutamylated RF-amide peptide receptor — protein sequence MRSLNITPEQFAQLLRDNNVTREQFIALYGLQPLVYIPELPGRTKVAFVLICVLIFALALFGNCLVLYVVTRSKAMRTVTNIFICSLALSDLLIAFFCVPFTMLQNISSNWLGGAFTCKMVPFVQSTAIVTEILTMTCIAVERHQGIVHPLKMKWQYTNKRAFTMLGIVWLLALIVGSPMWHVQRLEVKYDFLYEKVYVCCLEEWASPIYQKIYTTFILVILFLLPLMLMLFLYTKIGYELWIKKRVGDASVLQTIHGSEMSKISRKKKRAIVMMVTVVFLFAVCWAPFHVIHMMIEYSDFEKDYDDVTVKMTFAIVQIIGFFNSICNPIVYAFMNENFKKNFLSAICFCIVKQHASPTRQLGNLGITMRRQKASVSRRDPIDLDEARREAFSDGNIEVKFCDQPASKRNLKRHLAVFNSELTVHSALGNGQ from the exons ATGCGGTCCCTGAACATCACCCCGGAGCAGTTCGCGCAGCTCCTGCGGGACAACAACGTGACGCGGGAGCAGTTCATCGCCCTCTACGGGCTGCAGCCGCTGGTGTACATCCCGGAGTTGCCGGGGCGCACCAAGGTGGCCTTCGTCCTCATCTGCGTGCTCATCTTCGCCCTGGCGCTCTTCGGCAACTGCCTGGTGCTCTACGTGGTGACCCGCAGCAAAGCCATGAGGACCGTCACCAACATCTTCATTTGCTCCCTGGCGCTCAGCGACCTCCTCATCGCCTTCTTCTGCGTCCCCTTCACCATGTTGCAGAACATCTCCTCTAACTGGCTCGGCG GTGCCTTCACTTGCAAGATGGTACCGTTTGTTCAATCCACTGCTATTGTAACGGAGATTCTTACAATGACCTGCATTGCTGTGGAAAGACACCAGGGAATTGTGCATCCACTAAAAATGAAGTGGCAGTACACCAATAAAAGAGCTTTCACAATGCTTG GCATAGTCTGGTTGCTGGCACTTATTGTTGGATCACCTATGTGGCATGTGCAACGGCTTGAG GTTAAGTATGACTTTCTGTATGAAAAAGTGTATGTTTGTTGCTTGGAAGAATGGGCCAGTCCAATTTATCAGAAGATATATACGACCTTTATTCTTGTTATactcttccttcttccactgATGTTGATGCTTTTTTTGTACACTAAAATTGGCTATGAACTCTGGATTAAGAAACGAGTGGGAGATGCTTCAGTTCTTCAAACCATTCATGGGAGTGAAATGTCTAAAATATCAAG GAAGAAGAAGCGAGCAATTGTTATGATGGTGACAGTggtgtttctctttgcagtcTGTTGGGCTCCTTTCCATGTGATTCACATGATGATAGAATACA gtgATTTTGAAAAGGACTATGATGATGTGACAGTCAAAATGACTTTTGCAATTGTCCAGATTATAGGATTCTTCAATTCTATTTGCAACCCTATTGTGTATGCTTTCATGAATgaaaacttcaagaaaaattTTTTGTCTGCAATCTGCTTCTGCATTGTCAAACAACATGCATCACCAACCAGGCAACTTGGGAACCTGGGGATTACTATGAGGCGGCAAAAGGCAAGTGTTTCTCGGAGAGATCCCATTGACTTGGACGAAGCCAGGAGGGAAGCATTCAGTGATGGCAACATTGAAGTCAAGTTCTGCGATCAGCCAGCTTCAAAAAGGAATTTGAAGAGGCACCTTGCCGTATTCAACTCTGAGCTTACTGTGCATTCTGCATTAGGAAATGGACAGTAG